A single region of the Mycoplasma mycoides subsp. mycoides SC str. PG1 genome encodes:
- a CDS encoding aromatic motif membrane protein, which produces MKKLLITSLSLFMLAIPVTSCVVKNNNINQIKQEDSEFKLYTNKSIKKMLEVYTKKDKSYDLYIDQQENKPYSKYDELRFALTFYPIFSPLSVDKNSQYEAINLTAKSVIENTLSNDWYWVINNINKFQYTFNPYGDRYKKNDDDKKEINGIIYNDEFLFNKTKELFKSSVQKIENKVPIELIRFDIKDITDKDLKELKDQTSDLDYTNITFKEKSVYEKKQAWYLVFDNYKVLKIWKYEFKNKVYFKILPDLLILKNSSTKEQLKQQLKDLETTIHKKRIDELNRKIKNEEINFDPEDEDYDDIKSDSKFSIQKYLDKKYKDNDELFMKFQETHQYNDILMQSINEINKKALQRKENTKHELDIFRFSMRYIYG; this is translated from the coding sequence ATGAAAAAGTTATTAATAACTAGCTTGTCGTTATTTATGTTAGCTATACCAGTTACAAGTTGTGTAGTAAAGAATAATAATATAAATCAAATTAAACAAGAAGATAGTGAATTTAAATTATACACTAACAAATCAATAAAAAAGATGTTAGAGGTATATACAAAAAAAGATAAATCTTATGATCTTTATATAGACCAGCAAGAAAATAAGCCATATAGCAAATATGATGAATTAAGATTTGCATTAACTTTTTATCCTATATTTAGTCCTTTAAGTGTAGATAAGAATTCTCAATATGAAGCGATCAATTTAACTGCAAAAAGCGTTATTGAAAATACTCTTTCAAATGATTGATACTGAGTAATTAATAATATTAATAAATTTCAATACACATTTAATCCTTATGGTGATCGTTATAAAAAAAATGATGATGACAAGAAAGAAATAAATGGCATTATATATAATGATGAATTTCTTTTTAATAAAACAAAAGAACTTTTTAAATCATCAGTTCAAAAAATTGAAAATAAGGTACCAATAGAATTAATAAGATTTGATATAAAAGATATAACTGACAAAGATCTTAAAGAATTAAAAGATCAAACAAGTGATTTAGATTATACAAATATAACATTTAAAGAAAAAAGTGTTTATGAAAAGAAACAAGCATGATATTTAGTGTTTGACAATTATAAAGTACTTAAAATTTGAAAATATGAGTTTAAGAATAAAGTTTATTTTAAAATATTACCCGATCTGTTAATTTTAAAAAATTCAAGTACTAAAGAACAACTAAAACAACAATTAAAAGACTTAGAAACAACAATTCATAAAAAGAGAATTGATGAATTAAATAGAAAAATAAAAAATGAAGAAATCAATTTCGATCCCGAAGATGAGGATTATGATGATATTAAAAGCGATTCTAAATTTAGCATACAAAAATATTTAGACAAAAAATATAAAGATAATGATGAATTATTTATGAAATTTCAAGAAACTCACCAATATAATGATATTTTAATGCAATCAATAAATGAGATTAATAAAAAAGCACTACAAAGAAAGGAAAATACTAAACACGAATTAGATATATTTAGATTTAGTATGAGATACATATATGGATAA
- a CDS encoding ABC transporter ATP-binding protein, translating to MKKILEIRNLTKIYSKTNRGVFNISMNLFDGDFHAFIGENGAGKTTTIKTIIGAHTEYKGHILINNINIKKAEAKSFVGYVPEIALFPKELTSFEYLYNLAILSNISKKEAKQKIYDFLKMFNILNLMNEKPYNFSSGQKKKILLIQALLHDPKVLILDEPAANLDPTARFELFNFLQKINKEKNITILISSHILSEIDKYVNSVTLIHHGNILYSGIKNKNLEELFYEKVINN from the coding sequence ATGAAAAAAATTTTAGAAATAAGAAATTTAACTAAAATATATAGCAAAACAAATCGTGGTGTTTTTAATATATCAATGAATTTATTTGATGGTGATTTTCATGCTTTTATTGGTGAAAACGGTGCTGGTAAAACAACAACTATTAAAACAATAATTGGTGCTCATACTGAATACAAGGGTCATATATTAATTAATAACATTAATATTAAAAAAGCAGAAGCTAAATCTTTTGTTGGTTATGTTCCTGAAATTGCACTATTTCCAAAAGAATTAACATCATTTGAATATTTATATAATTTAGCAATTCTATCTAATATTTCAAAAAAAGAAGCTAAACAAAAAATTTATGATTTTTTAAAGATGTTTAATATTTTAAATTTAATGAATGAAAAACCTTATAACTTCTCATCTGGTCAGAAGAAAAAAATTTTATTAATTCAAGCCTTACTTCATGATCCAAAAGTATTAATTTTAGATGAACCAGCAGCTAATTTAGATCCAACCGCTAGATTTGAGCTATTTAACTTTTTACAAAAAATTAATAAAGAAAAAAATATAACTATTTTAATTAGTTCACATATATTATCTGAAATTGATAAATATGTTAATTCAGTTACTTTAATTCATCACGGAAATATTCTTTATTCAGGAATTAAAAACAAAAATTTAGAGGAACTATTTTATGAAAAAGTTATTAATAACTAG
- a CDS encoding ABC transporter permease: protein MSNTLLRYAFFAFNITFKKKSSIFMPGVITVISFIIGLVFKFVVSDKYLELSGFLYTIALILTTVVFSSIKSLNIFKDLENEGIEIITLSKPISRKNIVLGKLASLTFFGLLWSFVLFICGLISLYAIHSFKDLILYSLLLMFVSLVTYLMVGLLVALLSNKLNQKISMTIPLVLFVPLILTGSIISANVSSNVNIASSYINRKFPYHHSGNELNVEPFYLNNNKDELLLISNGPEYKGFGDEQEEYLTSVVKYSNNSSSSWQIYSLISVPYQLVNIFNIRNKNIFSPINNNASNLSDYVYYNNLDDISYKYKLEKKAKQKKYLVIDENKEKQKYIVPGLLKANSVIKTDSVNRNIIYAREGADTDKTDFPEDEQQFSNDNSLAGRIKWEFVHQALKDKKFNEIAKKFVNNSINKNLKNDLIENHHKIIESISKYVNNKQSDINKYNNHNVTIFNPRAIKEQILQTEIERKIYLVVSLLNYIYFNYQDTVLFDSLIKNPENKGFSNFQVNIKINEFNYKIGGYEKYEPTIFVKDKNSINSATSKKEYNVKKRFKLRKSKDNFLFQSNDELFSIVRSKRVVNNNILVFVWILIIIGLFGIVFKIYLRKEYK, encoded by the coding sequence ATGAGCAACACACTATTAAGATATGCTTTTTTTGCATTCAATATTACTTTTAAAAAGAAAAGTTCTATTTTTATGCCAGGAGTTATAACTGTAATTTCATTTATTATAGGTTTAGTTTTTAAATTTGTTGTTAGTGATAAATATTTAGAATTATCAGGTTTTTTATATACAATCGCTCTAATTTTAACAACTGTTGTATTTAGTTCTATTAAATCTTTAAATATTTTTAAAGATTTAGAAAACGAAGGAATTGAGATTATTACTTTATCAAAACCTATTTCAAGAAAAAATATTGTTTTAGGAAAACTAGCTAGTTTAACTTTCTTTGGATTATTATGATCTTTTGTGTTATTTATTTGCGGATTAATTTCTTTATATGCAATTCACTCATTTAAAGATTTGATCTTATATTCACTATTATTAATGTTTGTTTCATTAGTAACTTATTTAATGGTTGGGTTATTGGTTGCTTTATTATCTAATAAATTAAATCAAAAAATATCAATGACTATTCCGTTAGTTCTTTTTGTACCTTTAATATTAACTGGATCTATAATTTCAGCTAATGTATCAAGTAATGTTAATATTGCTAGTTCTTATATTAATAGAAAATTCCCATACCATCATTCTGGAAATGAATTAAATGTTGAGCCATTTTATTTAAATAATAATAAAGATGAACTATTATTAATTTCTAATGGACCAGAATATAAAGGTTTTGGTGATGAACAAGAAGAATATTTAACATCAGTTGTCAAATATTCTAATAATTCATCAAGTAGCTGACAAATTTATTCATTAATTTCAGTGCCATATCAATTAGTTAATATTTTTAATATTAGAAATAAGAATATTTTTAGTCCTATTAACAATAATGCATCTAACTTGTCAGATTATGTTTATTACAACAACCTAGATGATATCTCATATAAATATAAACTAGAAAAAAAAGCAAAACAAAAAAAATATTTAGTTATTGATGAAAATAAAGAAAAACAAAAATATATTGTTCCAGGATTATTAAAAGCTAACTCAGTAATTAAGACAGATAGTGTTAATAGAAATATTATTTATGCTCGTGAGGGTGCAGATACTGATAAAACAGACTTTCCAGAAGATGAACAACAATTTTCAAATGATAATAGTTTAGCTGGAAGAATAAAATGAGAATTTGTTCATCAAGCATTAAAGGATAAAAAATTTAATGAAATTGCTAAAAAATTTGTTAACAATTCAATTAATAAAAACTTAAAAAATGATTTAATTGAAAATCATCACAAAATAATTGAAAGTATTTCAAAATATGTAAACAATAAACAAAGTGATATTAATAAATACAACAATCATAATGTAACTATTTTTAATCCAAGAGCAATTAAAGAACAAATTTTACAAACTGAAATTGAAAGAAAAATTTATCTTGTTGTTAGTTTATTAAATTATATTTACTTTAATTACCAAGATACAGTTTTATTTGATTCACTTATTAAAAATCCTGAAAATAAAGGATTTAGTAATTTCCAAGTAAATATAAAAATAAATGAATTTAATTACAAAATAGGTGGATATGAAAAGTATGAACCAACTATATTTGTTAAAGATAAAAATTCAATTAATAGTGCTACAAGCAAAAAAGAATACAATGTTAAAAAAAGATTTAAACTAAGAAAAAGTAAAGATAACTTTTTATTTCAATCTAATGATGAGTTATTCTCAATAGTTAGATCAAAAAGGGTTGTAAATAATAACATTTTAGTTTTTGTATGAATATTAATAATTATTGGTTTGTTTGGAATAGTATTTAAGATTTATCTAAGAAAGGAATATAAATAA